A single region of the Hypanus sabinus isolate sHypSab1 chromosome 21, sHypSab1.hap1, whole genome shotgun sequence genome encodes:
- the dusp13a gene encoding dual specificity protein phosphatase 13B isoform X1, with translation MTHAGDNKPDSDSDVGESLKICMEGASHTLTHRYSVQSANKDDYEPPTMSELQQCLWTRASSGNVDQVWPNLHLGDARTARDKWVLQSLGITHVLNAAHGKFNINTGAAYYKDMNIQYYGIEAFDATDFDMAPFFYPAAKFIRAGLNTVGGKVFVHCAMGISRAATLVLAFLMICEKMTLIEAIKTVSAHRNISPNYGFLGQLRELDRALMRERRGR, from the exons atgacacacgccggtgacaataaacctgattctgattctgatgtaggAGAGAGTCTGAAAATCTG CATGGAAGGTgcgtcccacacactcacacatcgcTACAGTGTACAGAGTGCAAACAAAGATGACTATGAGCCTCCAACCATGTCAGAACTTCAGCAATGTCTCTGGACCAGAGCGTCCTCAGGAAATGTGGACCAAGTTTGGCCAAACCTTCACCTGGGAGATGC ACGGACCGCTCGGGATAAGTGGGTGCTACAGAGCCTGGGTATCACACATGTCCTCAATGCTGCCCATGGCAAGTTCAACATTAACACCGGAGCCGCTTACTACAAGGATATGAACATACAATACTATGGAATTGAGGCATTCGATGCGACAGATTTCGACATGGCTCCCTTCTTCTACCCAGCTGCAAAGTTTATCAGAGCGGGCCTCAACACCGTGGGTG GTAAAGTTTTCGTTCATTGTGCAATGGGGATCAGCCGGGCAGCCACTCTAGTTCTCGCCTTTCTGATGATCTGTGAGAAGATGACGCTAATCGAGGCCATTAAAACCGTAAGTGCGCACAGAAACATCTCGCCGAACTACGGCTTCCTCGGGCAGCTTCGGGAACTGGATAGAGCGCTGATGAGGGAAAGGAGGGGGAGATGA
- the dusp13a gene encoding dual specificity protein phosphatase 13B isoform X2, with product MEGASHTLTHRYSVQSANKDDYEPPTMSELQQCLWTRASSGNVDQVWPNLHLGDARTARDKWVLQSLGITHVLNAAHGKFNINTGAAYYKDMNIQYYGIEAFDATDFDMAPFFYPAAKFIRAGLNTVGGKVFVHCAMGISRAATLVLAFLMICEKMTLIEAIKTVSAHRNISPNYGFLGQLRELDRALMRERRGR from the exons ATGGAAGGTgcgtcccacacactcacacatcgcTACAGTGTACAGAGTGCAAACAAAGATGACTATGAGCCTCCAACCATGTCAGAACTTCAGCAATGTCTCTGGACCAGAGCGTCCTCAGGAAATGTGGACCAAGTTTGGCCAAACCTTCACCTGGGAGATGC ACGGACCGCTCGGGATAAGTGGGTGCTACAGAGCCTGGGTATCACACATGTCCTCAATGCTGCCCATGGCAAGTTCAACATTAACACCGGAGCCGCTTACTACAAGGATATGAACATACAATACTATGGAATTGAGGCATTCGATGCGACAGATTTCGACATGGCTCCCTTCTTCTACCCAGCTGCAAAGTTTATCAGAGCGGGCCTCAACACCGTGGGTG GTAAAGTTTTCGTTCATTGTGCAATGGGGATCAGCCGGGCAGCCACTCTAGTTCTCGCCTTTCTGATGATCTGTGAGAAGATGACGCTAATCGAGGCCATTAAAACCGTAAGTGCGCACAGAAACATCTCGCCGAACTACGGCTTCCTCGGGCAGCTTCGGGAACTGGATAGAGCGCTGATGAGGGAAAGGAGGGGGAGATGA
- the LOC132379178 gene encoding dual specificity phosphatase 29-like isoform X1, whose translation MQISVRHRDCCNSRCSLTLPWCSEPECGLGLRIHALVKNSPFCAVTTSSELPRQTCAERRERGQGIRERRTDVRHLFCAICPVTMLSRSAETRTKINPDDDYITPGAFELERLFWKGSVKFAHVNEVWPNIYIGDEVAALDRYAVEKMGFTHILNAAHGRGNVDTGEDYYRDMPVDYYGVEAADLTTFDLSKFFYPAAQYIDRALRKPSSKVLVHCARGRSRSASLVLAYLMIYKDMTVVDAAQQVLKHRCILPNRGFLKQLRALDVELVMERSIMKNGASTNGSGKESC comes from the exons ATGCAGATCAGTGTTCGACACCGTGACTGTTGCAACAGCCGGTGCTCCCTAACTCTTCCATGGTGCTCAGAGCCAGAATGCGGACTTGGGCTGCGAATTCATGCTCTAGTTAAAAATAGTCCTTTCTGTGCCGTGACGACCTCATCGGAATTACCCCGTCAGACGTGtgcagagaggagggagagagggcaagGAATAAGAGAGCGGCGAACCGATGTCCGGCATCTGTTCTGCG CAATTTGCCCTGTCACGATGCTCTCCAGAAGTGCAGAGACCCGAACAAAGATTAACCCTGATGATGACTATATTACTCCAGGAGCTTTTGAACTGGAACGCCTTTTCTGGAAGGGCTCTGTAAAATTTGCTCATGTCAATGAAGTCTGGCCGAACATTTACATCGGAGATGA AGTGGCAGCACTGGACCGCTATGCCGTGGAAAAGATGGGCTTCACTCACATCCTAAATGCAGCCCATGGTCGCGGGAACGTGGACACAGGGGAGGATTACTACAGAGACATGCCTGTTGATTACTACGGTGTAGAGGCTGCAGACCTGACAACTTTTGATTTGAGTAAATTCTTCTACCCTGCTGCCCAGTACATTGACAGAGCTCTAAGAAAGCCCAGCT CCAAGGTCCTGGTCCACTGTGCTCGGGGTCGGAGCCGTTCAGCTTCTCTTGTGCTGGCATACCTGATGATCTACAAGGACATGACAGTGGTAGATGCTGCTCAACAAGTTCTTAAGCACCGGTGCATTTTACCAAATCGTGGCTTCCTGAAGCAACTGAGAGCACTTGATGTGGAGCTGGTGATGGAAAGAAGCATCATGAAGAATGGAGCCAGCACAAATGGAAGTGGGAAAGAAAGCTGTTAA
- the LOC132379178 gene encoding dual specificity phosphatase 29-like isoform X2 gives MLSRSAETRTKINPDDDYITPGAFELERLFWKGSVKFAHVNEVWPNIYIGDEVAALDRYAVEKMGFTHILNAAHGRGNVDTGEDYYRDMPVDYYGVEAADLTTFDLSKFFYPAAQYIDRALRKPSSKVLVHCARGRSRSASLVLAYLMIYKDMTVVDAAQQVLKHRCILPNRGFLKQLRALDVELVMERSIMKNGASTNGSGKESC, from the exons ATGCTCTCCAGAAGTGCAGAGACCCGAACAAAGATTAACCCTGATGATGACTATATTACTCCAGGAGCTTTTGAACTGGAACGCCTTTTCTGGAAGGGCTCTGTAAAATTTGCTCATGTCAATGAAGTCTGGCCGAACATTTACATCGGAGATGA AGTGGCAGCACTGGACCGCTATGCCGTGGAAAAGATGGGCTTCACTCACATCCTAAATGCAGCCCATGGTCGCGGGAACGTGGACACAGGGGAGGATTACTACAGAGACATGCCTGTTGATTACTACGGTGTAGAGGCTGCAGACCTGACAACTTTTGATTTGAGTAAATTCTTCTACCCTGCTGCCCAGTACATTGACAGAGCTCTAAGAAAGCCCAGCT CCAAGGTCCTGGTCCACTGTGCTCGGGGTCGGAGCCGTTCAGCTTCTCTTGTGCTGGCATACCTGATGATCTACAAGGACATGACAGTGGTAGATGCTGCTCAACAAGTTCTTAAGCACCGGTGCATTTTACCAAATCGTGGCTTCCTGAAGCAACTGAGAGCACTTGATGTGGAGCTGGTGATGGAAAGAAGCATCATGAAGAATGGAGCCAGCACAAATGGAAGTGGGAAAGAAAGCTGTTAA